One genomic segment of Mycolicibacterium chubuense NBB4 includes these proteins:
- the pdxS gene encoding pyridoxal 5'-phosphate synthase lyase subunit PdxS yields the protein MKERAVETEGLGVPARGTARVKRGMAEMLKGGVIMDVVTPEQARIAEGAGAVAVMALERVPADIRAQGGVSRMSDPDMIEGIIDAVTIPVMAKARIGHFVEAQILQSLGVDYVDESEVLTPADYSNHIDKWRFTVPFVCGATNLGEALRRITEGAAMIRSKGEAGTGDVSNATTHMRKIGGEIRRLTSLSEDELYVAAKELQAPYDLVVEVARAGKLPVTLFTAGGIATPADAAMMMQLGAEGVFVGSGIFKSGNPAERAAAIVKATTFYDDPDVLAKVSRGLGEAMVGINVDDIPVPHRLAERGW from the coding sequence ATGAAGGAGAGGGCAGTGGAAACCGAAGGTCTGGGTGTCCCCGCTCGCGGGACCGCGCGGGTGAAGCGTGGCATGGCCGAGATGCTCAAGGGCGGCGTCATCATGGACGTCGTCACCCCGGAGCAGGCCCGGATCGCCGAGGGTGCGGGCGCGGTGGCGGTGATGGCGCTCGAACGGGTGCCGGCCGACATCCGGGCCCAGGGCGGGGTGTCGCGGATGAGCGATCCCGACATGATCGAAGGCATCATCGACGCGGTGACCATCCCGGTGATGGCCAAGGCGCGCATCGGTCACTTCGTGGAGGCGCAGATCCTGCAGAGCCTCGGCGTCGACTACGTCGACGAGTCCGAGGTGCTCACGCCGGCGGACTACAGCAACCACATCGACAAGTGGCGCTTCACCGTGCCGTTCGTGTGCGGTGCGACCAACCTCGGCGAGGCGTTGCGGCGCATCACCGAGGGCGCGGCGATGATCCGCTCCAAGGGTGAGGCCGGCACCGGCGACGTGTCCAACGCCACCACCCACATGCGCAAGATCGGCGGCGAGATCCGCCGGCTCACGTCGTTGTCCGAAGACGAGTTGTACGTTGCGGCAAAGGAATTGCAGGCGCCCTACGACCTCGTCGTCGAGGTGGCGCGCGCGGGCAAGCTGCCGGTGACGTTGTTCACCGCGGGCGGCATCGCGACCCCCGCCGATGCGGCGATGATGATGCAACTCGGCGCCGAGGGCGTCTTCGTCGGCTCGGGCATCTTCAAGTCGGGCAACCCCGCCGAGCGCGCGGCCGCGATCGTCAAGGCCACCACGTTCTACGACGACCCCGACGTGCTGGCGAAGGTGTCGCGCGGGCTCGGTGAGGCGATGGTCGGCATCAACGTCGACGACATCCCGGTTCCGCACCGGCTCGCCGAACGCGGCTGGTAA
- a CDS encoding NUDIX hydrolase — protein sequence MIPWLTAVLIALAVAVILLIAGWAYQTANRLDRLHVRYDLSWQALDGALARRAVVARAVATDAYGAGPDGRRLAALADTAERAPRALREAAENELSAALSRVNPASLPRSLVAELADAEARVLLARRFHNDAVRDTLALRERPAVRMLRLGGTAALPTYFEIAEGGEVSTREVAPATRRTSARVVLLDDDGAVLLLCGSDPASGATPAPRWWFTIGGAAQVGESLAQTAARELEEETGLRVAPDHMVGPLWRRDAVIDFNGAVIRSEEMYFVHRTGRFEPSDGGRSGLERTYIHGHRWCDATMIEELVASGEAVYPLQLAELLDEANALADAPAGVSQRPLQSIR from the coding sequence GTGATCCCGTGGCTCACCGCGGTGCTGATCGCGCTGGCGGTCGCGGTGATTCTGCTGATCGCCGGCTGGGCCTATCAGACCGCCAACCGGCTCGACCGTCTGCACGTCCGCTACGACCTGTCGTGGCAGGCGCTCGACGGGGCGCTGGCCCGGCGTGCGGTGGTGGCGCGGGCGGTGGCCACCGACGCCTATGGGGCCGGCCCGGACGGACGGCGCCTGGCCGCGCTGGCCGACACGGCCGAGCGCGCCCCACGCGCGCTGCGGGAGGCCGCGGAGAACGAGCTGTCGGCGGCGTTGTCGCGGGTGAACCCGGCGTCGCTGCCGCGGTCACTGGTCGCCGAACTGGCCGACGCGGAGGCCCGTGTCCTGCTGGCCCGCCGATTCCACAACGACGCCGTCCGCGACACCCTGGCCCTGCGTGAGCGGCCCGCGGTCCGGATGCTGCGACTCGGTGGAACCGCCGCGCTGCCAACCTATTTCGAGATTGCCGAGGGTGGGGAGGTGTCGACCCGCGAGGTCGCGCCGGCGACCCGGCGCACGTCGGCGCGGGTCGTGCTGCTCGACGACGACGGCGCTGTGCTGCTGTTGTGTGGCTCTGATCCGGCCAGCGGCGCGACGCCCGCGCCGCGCTGGTGGTTCACGATCGGGGGAGCCGCCCAGGTGGGGGAGTCGCTGGCGCAGACCGCCGCGCGCGAGCTCGAGGAGGAGACGGGTCTGCGGGTCGCACCGGATCACATGGTCGGTCCGCTGTGGCGCCGCGACGCCGTCATCGACTTCAACGGCGCGGTGATCCGCAGCGAGGAGATGTACTTCGTGCACCGCACCGGACGCTTCGAACCCTCCGACGGCGGCCGCTCCGGGCTGGAACGGACCTACATCCACGGCCACCGGTGGTGCGATGCGACAATGATCGAAGAACTGGTCGCAAGCGGTGAGGCCGTCTACCCGCTGCAGTTGGCAGAGCTTCTCGATGAGGCGAACGCACTGGCCGACGCACCGGCAGGCGTGTCGCAGCGGCCGTTGCAGTCCATACGGTGA